A window of the Paramormyrops kingsleyae isolate MSU_618 unplaced genomic scaffold, PKINGS_0.4 ups98, whole genome shotgun sequence genome harbors these coding sequences:
- the LOC140586938 gene encoding uncharacterized protein, translated as MASCVKNESDLSCTHTGDIVAMQNPGTEKMGLGVCLEYHQTEKGTGPDSVCPSQYNDSQCTNGVEITVDQIKSESSGAIVVSNEFVEEKSEARLEWDCKEGSNRAHQEEQPIPSPQRNGIELSNGRLLTTRTDSNPYSGEKTHSCNECGKVFPNVAAFTKHMKMHSAEKKYICGQCGKGFTRSEYLKKHQSVHTGEKPHVCSECGQRFTVAGSLKVHMRFHSGEKPYQCTECGMRFFTRATYKNHILNHSGERPNVCGQCGKSFKNAVSLRRHCHSEKPYSCSECGKSFTTLFHLTVHKRVHSGEKPYSCTECGKSFTNGTNLNMHMRIHSGEKPYSCTLCEKSFAQRSGLTVHMRTHSEEKPSMCDHCGKHFKCTYYLKKHLKVHSSKKSQGKLTRTVKTESDSVCANPAYTAIIQSTNVDEVYLNAGQIKSEHIHPDYVQVAEDPNTQCIDSEKFTEAKLESRGRLAVFKHTENSDAMQDLSIVKVGLEGCLDSEQIKTEYIDSGSDQLRHNVQSQFADCDRTGVKCEFSEGITDLIDFATNSTTEVCNEDEKQRFERDVLTPDTKQLSFSRNDHNNQKSYCVDLFQIEQHQQDNSNMNKYGCLDCGKHFKSPSSLKVHKRVHSGEKPYSCTECGKSFAQAVHLNIHMRIHSGEKPYSCTLCEKSFAQGSGLTVHMRTHSEEKPSKCDQCGKHFKCMSYLKRHLKVHFRKKSQGRLLMTGKTKSDSDCANTAYTIVIQNADIDEVYPNARQIKSEHIDPDYVQMAEDSNTQCIDSEIFTEAKLESRGCRAIFKHTENSGAMQDFHTINVGLEECWESEQIKPETVDPGYDQVRHNVESQLNSDTKQVSFSRDDHSNQKSDCVDSLQIEQHQRDNLNMNKHGCLDCGKSFKSPSSLKIHKKTHSREKIHSCNECGKTFANRTHLARHKETHLTEKTYICDQCGKGFTTRFYLKKHQRVHSGEKPHICSECGQRFTVAYSLKVHMRFHSGEKPYQCAECDMRFYTRATFKKHLLKHSGERSNICGKCGKSFKDAASLRQHCHSERPYICTECGKSFTRAIHLTVHKRIHSGEKPFTCTVCGKSFSDISNLKKHVKKCFTDVSYLRRHLKVNLGERSHGCTVCGKKFSSTSNLRKHERIHSIDKGAIVKTDFRPELLKKRK; from the coding sequence ATGGCCTCGTGTGTTAAAAATGAATCTGATCTGAGCTGCACCCATACAGGGGATATTGTTGCTATGCAGAATCCCGGTACTGAGAAGATGGGATTGGGAGTTTGCCTGGAGTATCATCAAACAGAGAAAGGGACTGGTCCAGATTCTGTTTGTCCATCACAGTACAATGACTCTCAGTGCACTAATGGGGTTGAAATTACAGTCGACCAAATAAAGTCTGAATCAAGTGGAGCTATAGTAGTTTCCAATGAATTTGTAGAGGAGAAATCAGAGGCACGACTAGAATGGGATTGTAAAGAGGGATCAAACAGAGCTCATCAAGAGGAGCAGCCCATTCCTTCACCTCAGAGGAATGGAATTGAATTGAGCAATGGAAGACTTCTGACTACTAGGACAGACAGTAACCCTTATTCAGGTGAAAAAACACACAGTTGCAATGAATGTGGAAAGGTATTTCCAAATGTAGCTGCTTTTACGAAACACATGAAAATGCATTcagctgaaaaaaaatacatctgtgGACAGTGTGGAAAAGGTTTCACCCGTTCAGAGTATTTGAAGAAACACCAGAGTGTTCACACTGGTGAAAAGCCCCATGTCTGTTCGGAATGTGGACAGAGGTTTACTGTAGCAGGATCTTTAAAGGTGCACATGAGATTTCATTCTGGGGAAAAACCATATCAGTGCACCGAATGTGGAATGAGGTTTTTTACCCGAGCTACCTACAAGAACCACATTTTAAACCATTCTGGAGAAAGACCAAAtgtctgtggtcagtgtggaaaAAGTTTTAAGAATGCAGTCTCTTTACGAAGACATTGTCACTCTGAGAAACCTTACAGCTGTAGTGAATGTGGAAAGAGTTTTACCACGTTATTCCACTTAACTGTACACAAGAGAGTTCACTCTGGGGAAAAACCATACAGCTGTACCGAATGTGGAAAGAGTTTTACTAACGGAACAAACTTAAATATGCATATGAGAATTCATTCTGGTGAAAAGCCATATAGTTGCACATTGTGTGAGAAAAGTTTTGCACAAAGAAGCGGATTAACAGTACATATGAGAACTCATTCAGAAGAAAAACCAAGTATGTGTGACCATTGTGGGAAACATTTTAAGTGTacctattatttaaaaaaacaccttAAAGTTCATTCTAGTAAAAAATCACAAGGCAAATTGACAAGAACTGTTAAGACTGAATCTGATTCAGTTTGTGCCAACCCAGCATATACAGCCATCATACAGAGTACCAATGTTGATGAAGTCTATCTGAATGCAGGACAAATCAAATCTGAGCATATTCATCCAGATTATGTTCAAGTGGCAGAAGACCCCAATACACAATGCATCGATAGTGAGAAATTTACTGAAGCAAAACTTGAGTCAAGAGGACGTCTAGCAGTTTTCAAGCACACAGAAAATTCAGATGCAATGCAGGATCTCAGTATTGTCAAGGTGGGATTAGAAGGATGTCTGGATTCTGAGCAAATCAAAACTGAATATATTGATTCAGGCTCTGATCAGTTGAGACATAATGTTCAGTCACAGTTTGctgattgtgacagaacagGTGTGAAATGTGAATTTAGTGAAGGCATAACAGATTTAATTGATTTTGCAACTAATTCTACGACTGAGGTGTGTAATGAGGATGAAAAACAGAGATTTGAAAGGGATGTATTAACTCCAGATACCAAGCAGTTGTCATTTTCCAGAAATGATCACAATAATCAAAAAAGTTACTGTGTCGACTTATTCCAAATAGagcagcaccagcaggataattcaaatatgaataaatatggTTGTTTGGATTGTGGAAAGCATTTTAAAAGCCCTTCTAGCTTAAAAGTACACAAGAGAGTTCACTCTGGGGAAAAACCATACAGCTGTACCGAATGTGGAAAGAGTTTCGCTCAGGCAGTGCACTTAAATATACATATGAGAATTCATTCTGGTGAGAAACCATATAGTTGCACATTGTGTGAGAAAAGTTTTGCACAAGGAAGCGGATTAACAGTACATATGAGAACTCATTCAGAAGAAAAACCAAGCAAGTGTGACCAGTGTGGGAAACATTTCAAGTGTATGTCTTACTTAAAAAGACACCTTAAAGTTCATTTTCGTAAAAAATCACAAGGCAGATTGTTAATGACTGGTAAGACTAAATCTGATTCAGATTGTGCCAATACAGCATATACAATCGTCATACAGAATGCAGATATTGATGAAGTCTATCCGAATGCAAGACAAATCAAATCTGAGCATATTGATCCAGATTATGTTCAGATGGCAGAAGACTCCAATACACAGTGCATCGACAGTGAGATATTTACTGAAGCCAAACTTGAGTCAAGAGGATGTCGAGCAATTTTCAAGCACACAGAAAATTCAGGTGCAATGCAGGATTTCCATACTATCAACGTGGGATTAGAAGAATGTTGGGAATCTGAGCAAATCAAACCTGAAACAGTTGATCCAGGCTATGACCAGGTGAGACATAATGTTGAGTCACAGTTAAATTCAGACACCAAGCAGGTCTCATTTTCCAGAGATGATCACAGTAATCAAAAAAGCGATTGTGTTGACTCATTACAAATAGAACAACACCAGCGGGATAACTTAAATATGAATAAGCATGGTTGTTTGGATTGTGGAAAGAGTTTTAAAAGCCCTTCTAgcttaaaaatacacaaaaaaactcATTCACGTGAAAAAATCCACAGTTGTAATGAATGTGGGAAGACCTTTGCAAATCGGACCCATTTGGCAAGACACAAAGAAACTCATTTAACGgaaaaaacatacatttgtGACCAGTGTGGAAAAGGATTTACAACCAGATTCTACTTAAAGAAACACCAGAGGGTTCACTCAGGTGAAAAGCCCCACATTTGTTCTGAGTGTGGACAGAGGTTTACTGTAGCTTATTCCTTAAAAGTTCACATGAGATTCCATTCAGGTGAAAAACCGTATCAGTGTGCTGAGTGTGACATGAGATTTTATACCCGAGCAACTTTTAAAAAACACTTGTTAAAGCATTCTGGAGAAAGGTCAAATATCTGTGGTAAATGTGGGAAGAGTTTTAAGGATGCTGCATCCTTAAGACAACATTGTCACTCTGAGAGACCTTACATTTGTACTGAATGTGGTAAGAGTTTTACTCGAGCGATTCACCTAACAGTGCACAAAAGGATTCATTCTGGTGAGAAACCGTTCacttgtacagtatgtggaaAGAGTTTTTCTGACATTAGTAACTTAAAAAAACATgtgaaaaaatgttttactgATGTGTCATATTTAAGAAGACACCTTAAAGTGAACTTGGGGGAAAGATCTCATGGTTGCACTGTGTGCGGTAAGAAATTTTCTAGCACTAGTAACTTAAGAAAACACGAGAGAATCCATTCAATTGACAAAGGTGCTATAGTAAAAACAGATTTTAGACCTGAACTCttgaagaaaagaaaatga